One genomic region from Methanocaldococcus fervens AG86 encodes:
- a CDS encoding aconitase X, producing MYLTNEEEKILDGEYGEVLRRCINLLVSLGDIYGAEKLIPISSAQISGVSYKTIKDIGLEFLEDLAKEDVKVKVYSTLNPAGMDLDLWKELGINEEFAKKQLRIIDAFKKMGIEIGCTCTPYLTGNLPKFGEHISWAESSAVSFANSVLGAKTNREGGPAALASAIIGKTPYYGYHLDENRRTTHIIELDENLISNFKYKESFYGALGYLVGKIVKNGVPYFKNLYQLNPKNDDLKSLGAAMAASGGVALYHAEELTAECKVKDVVDDKVEKIIVGVEDIKEAYENLNTTNDEPDLICIGCPHCSLIEIKKIAEILKDKKLDADLWVCCSLHIKAMADRMGYTKIIEKAGGRVVKDTCMVVSPIEDLGYKNVATNSGKAAVYLPSFCKSEVIFGDVDEIIKGR from the coding sequence ATGTATCTAACTAATGAAGAGGAAAAAATATTGGATGGAGAGTATGGAGAAGTTTTAAGAAGATGTATAAATTTATTGGTTTCTTTGGGAGACATTTATGGAGCTGAAAAACTAATCCCTATAAGCTCAGCTCAGATATCTGGGGTTTCATATAAAACCATTAAAGATATTGGATTAGAGTTTTTAGAGGATTTAGCTAAAGAAGATGTTAAAGTTAAAGTTTACTCTACTTTAAATCCAGCTGGAATGGATTTAGATTTATGGAAAGAGCTTGGAATAAATGAGGAGTTTGCTAAAAAACAGTTAAGGATTATTGACGCATTTAAAAAAATGGGTATTGAGATTGGCTGCACTTGCACACCTTACTTAACTGGAAATCTCCCAAAATTTGGTGAACATATAAGTTGGGCTGAAAGCTCTGCTGTGAGCTTTGCAAACTCTGTTTTAGGAGCTAAGACAAATAGAGAAGGAGGACCAGCTGCGTTGGCATCAGCTATTATTGGTAAAACACCCTATTACGGTTATCATTTAGATGAGAATAGGAGAACAACGCATATTATTGAGTTAGATGAAAATTTAATATCAAACTTTAAATATAAAGAGAGTTTCTATGGGGCTTTGGGATATTTGGTTGGAAAAATCGTAAAAAATGGCGTCCCATATTTTAAAAATCTTTACCAATTAAATCCAAAAAATGATGATTTGAAATCTTTAGGAGCGGCAATGGCGGCTAGTGGTGGAGTAGCGTTATATCATGCAGAGGAATTAACTGCTGAGTGTAAAGTTAAAGATGTCGTTGATGATAAGGTTGAAAAAATAATCGTTGGAGTTGAAGATATAAAAGAAGCTTATGAAAATCTAAACACAACAAACGATGAGCCAGATTTAATTTGCATTGGCTGTCCCCACTGCAGTTTAATAGAAATTAAAAAAATAGCTGAAATTTTAAAAGATAAAAAATTAGATGCTGATTTATGGGTTTGCTGCTCTCTGCATATAAAAGCAATGGCAGATAGAATGGGATATACAAAGATTATTGAAAAGGCTGGAGGAAGAGTTGTTAAAGATACATGTATGGTTGTCTCACCAATTGAGGATTTAGGCTATAAAAATGTAGCAACAAATTCTGGAAAGGCAGCTGTTTATCTACCAAGCTTTTGTAAAAGTGAAGTAATCTTTGGAGATGTTGATGAGATAATAAAAGGGAGATAA
- a CDS encoding metallophosphoesterase: MLIGVISDTHLYDRALELPKAVFDEFSNVDLIIHCGDVTDKEILDLLNDLAEVVAVRGNMDYLDLPKKEILNINDIKIGVIHGNIIYPRGDRLKLRLLGKEMGVDILISGHTHTPFIDDCGDILLLNPGSPTVPRCPIKSIMKLNVEDKVDVKLIPIE; the protein is encoded by the coding sequence ATGCTTATAGGTGTTATCTCTGACACTCATCTCTATGATAGAGCTTTAGAACTGCCAAAAGCTGTTTTTGATGAATTTTCCAATGTTGATTTAATTATCCACTGTGGAGATGTAACTGATAAAGAAATTTTAGATTTATTAAATGATTTAGCTGAGGTTGTAGCTGTTAGAGGAAATATGGACTATCTCGACTTACCAAAAAAAGAAATTTTAAATATAAATGATATAAAAATAGGAGTGATACATGGGAATATTATTTATCCAAGAGGAGATAGGTTAAAATTAAGGTTGTTGGGAAAGGAGATGGGAGTTGATATATTAATCTCCGGACACACCCACACACCATTTATAGATGATTGTGGAGATATTTTATTGTTAAATCCTGGCTCACCAACAGTTCCAAGATGCCCTATAAAATCAATTATGAAGTTGAATGTTGAGGATAAAGTAGATGTTAAGTTAATTCCAATAGAATGA
- a CDS encoding 4Fe-4S binding protein: MEVLEKCVGCGNCVVFCPKKAIKTYGVAIVDKNKCTNCGICARYCPIDAINP; this comes from the coding sequence ATGGAAGTTTTAGAAAAATGTGTTGGATGTGGGAATTGTGTTGTATTCTGCCCAAAAAAAGCAATAAAAACCTATGGTGTTGCAATAGTTGATAAAAATAAATGCACAAATTGTGGAATTTGCGCAAGATATTGTCCAATTGATGCTATAAACCCATAG
- the purO gene encoding IMP cyclohydrolase, whose amino-acid sequence MYIGRFLVVGKTKEGKPFAAYRVSSRSFPNREARKIDENTVAIIPKDLNEIFKNPYITYNCIKVVDNVVVASNGSHTDFIAEKLNFGKRDALAYVLAVMDYEKDNYKTPRIAAVLDKNECYMGYVAYDEIRVKKVELKDGKGYYLGVYNACKIDENQVIEIEGENPEEIAEYILNYEEFEHPVACAVAVIDKDGIKIATKSRII is encoded by the coding sequence ATGTATATTGGAAGATTTTTGGTAGTTGGGAAGACTAAGGAAGGAAAGCCATTTGCAGCATATAGAGTTTCAAGTAGAAGCTTTCCAAATAGGGAAGCAAGAAAAATAGATGAGAATACGGTGGCCATTATTCCAAAAGACTTAAATGAGATATTTAAAAACCCTTACATAACATACAACTGCATAAAAGTTGTTGATAATGTTGTAGTTGCATCTAACGGCTCACATACTGATTTCATAGCTGAAAAATTAAATTTTGGTAAGAGGGATGCATTGGCTTATGTGTTGGCAGTTATGGATTATGAAAAGGATAACTATAAAACTCCAAGAATTGCGGCTGTTTTGGATAAGAATGAATGCTATATGGGATATGTTGCTTATGATGAAATTAGAGTTAAGAAAGTTGAGCTAAAAGATGGAAAAGGTTATTATTTGGGGGTTTATAACGCCTGTAAAATAGATGAAAATCAAGTTATAGAAATTGAAGGAGAGAATCCAGAAGAGATAGCTGAATATATTTTAAATTATGAGGAGTTTGAACATCCTGTTGCATGTGCTGTAGCTGTTATTGACAAAGATGGAATAAAAATAGCAACTAAGAGCAGAATAATTTGA
- a CDS encoding TIGR00153 family protein has product MSIFLFERDDEKNIIDNLRLLIEMSLKSIELLKEYMDSKDEKILKEIIKIEDEGDEVTKNIRINLESAFLPNMRRELSASAELLDETLDSLKHAAMLYELLKEELDSYLKGEIELVLMITVDMFEHLNRVLDVIEKGGDLDPIIKEIKDKEKFIDDIYQNRIYKYLINLEVSTFWEGKILCDFIDNIVNISDYIEDVADELHIIYLHAK; this is encoded by the coding sequence ATGTCCATTTTTTTGTTTGAAAGGGATGATGAAAAGAACATAATTGACAACCTAAGATTATTAATTGAGATGTCTTTAAAGAGTATTGAGCTTTTAAAGGAATATATGGATTCTAAAGATGAAAAAATACTAAAGGAGATTATAAAAATAGAAGATGAGGGGGATGAGGTAACAAAGAATATAAGAATAAATTTAGAAAGTGCTTTTTTACCAAATATGAGGAGGGAGTTATCAGCCTCTGCAGAACTTTTGGATGAAACGTTAGATAGCTTAAAACATGCTGCTATGTTATATGAGCTGTTGAAAGAAGAGCTTGATAGCTATTTAAAAGGGGAGATAGAGCTCGTTTTAATGATTACAGTAGATATGTTTGAGCATTTAAATAGGGTTTTGGATGTTATTGAAAAAGGAGGGGATTTAGACCCAATTATTAAGGAGATTAAAGATAAGGAGAAGTTTATTGATGATATCTACCAAAACAGAATTTATAAATACTTAATAAATCTGGAGGTTTCAACATTCTGGGAAGGGAAAATTTTGTGTGATTTTATAGATAACATTGTTAATATCAGCGATTATATAGAGGATGTTGCCGATGAGTTACACATTATTTACCTCCATGCAAAATAA
- a CDS encoding inorganic phosphate transporter, producing MVVIELSINLELIIGFYLLFILGANNVANAIGTAYASRATTYRNLLILFSVCVIIGSFFAKNVGNTVNSLSSDALTALIISALVMSLSTYKKVPVSLHTIIVCSLIGLNLSPSNLAKFGKILLSWLISPVIAVILAYVLYLTYERIEIPILKRIAIIRYLLLISAGVVAFNLGSNDLPTVLGTFTTSQIIYTIGAIFLCLGAYLYGNRVSETLSMITNLSVSSAFIAQLSGGLAVTIFTALGMPVSTTQAIVGGILGVGLTKGIKTVRWKTLRHIVFWWIVAPIIALTIGFIISRMIK from the coding sequence GTGGTTGTTATAGAGCTTTCTATAAATTTAGAGCTAATAATAGGTTTTTATCTATTGTTTATTCTCGGGGCTAATAATGTTGCCAATGCTATAGGAACAGCTTACGCGTCAAGAGCAACAACATATAGAAATCTATTGATTTTATTTAGTGTTTGTGTTATAATTGGATCTTTTTTTGCTAAAAATGTTGGAAATACAGTTAATAGCTTATCCTCTGATGCATTAACCGCCTTAATCATCTCAGCATTGGTTATGAGCCTCTCAACATATAAAAAAGTGCCTGTATCACTACATACAATTATTGTCTGTTCACTAATTGGATTAAACCTTAGCCCCTCAAACTTGGCTAAATTTGGTAAGATACTATTAAGTTGGTTAATATCCCCAGTTATAGCAGTTATTTTAGCTTATGTATTGTATTTAACTTATGAGAGGATAGAAATTCCAATATTGAAGAGGATAGCAATAATTAGGTATCTTTTATTAATCAGTGCTGGAGTTGTTGCTTTTAATTTGGGAAGTAATGATTTACCAACAGTTTTAGGAACATTCACGACCTCTCAAATAATTTATACCATTGGAGCTATTTTTTTATGTTTAGGAGCTTATTTATATGGAAATAGAGTTTCAGAAACGCTGTCTATGATAACAAATTTGAGTGTAAGCTCTGCATTTATAGCCCAACTCTCTGGAGGTTTGGCAGTTACAATATTCACAGCTTTAGGTATGCCCGTCTCAACAACTCAGGCAATAGTTGGTGGGATTTTAGGAGTTGGTTTAACTAAAGGGATAAAAACAGTGAGATGGAAAACTTTAAGGCATATAGTATTTTGGTGGATTGTAGCTCCAATAATAGCATTAACAATTGGTTTTATAATAAGCAGGATGATAAAATGA
- the hycI gene encoding hydrogenase maturation peptidase HycI — MKKMLLAKLKGCKKLVVMGIGNELKGDDAIGIYIVKKLMKHFNEDGEFVNIKNLYLINAGTVPDFFTDILKEINPTHILIIDCALMDKEVGEVKVIKEDEIINYSFSTHTLPLPIIIKYLRKFINAEMIILGIQPKIIDFCPISEEVKLSGDKLVDTLIEIIRELKLTE; from the coding sequence ATGAAAAAAATGTTGTTGGCTAAATTAAAGGGATGTAAAAAGTTAGTTGTTATGGGAATTGGGAATGAGTTGAAAGGAGATGATGCTATAGGCATCTACATAGTTAAAAAATTGATGAAGCATTTTAATGAAGATGGGGAGTTCGTAAACATTAAAAACCTCTATTTAATAAATGCTGGGACTGTTCCTGACTTTTTTACAGATATTTTAAAGGAAATAAATCCTACACACATCTTAATAATTGACTGTGCATTGATGGATAAGGAGGTTGGAGAAGTTAAGGTTATAAAAGAGGATGAAATAATAAATTACAGTTTCTCAACTCACACACTACCATTACCTATAATAATTAAATATTTAAGAAAATTTATAAATGCGGAAATGATTATTTTGGGTATTCAACCAAAGATTATTGATTTTTGCCCAATATCTGAAGAGGTTAAGTTATCCGGGGATAAATTGGTAGATACGCTTATCGAAATTATAAGAGAACTAAAACTAACGGAATAA
- the leuS gene encoding leucine--tRNA ligase, with protein sequence MIMIDFKEIEKKWQKRWEEAKIFEANPDDREKFFITAAFPYLNGVLHAGHLRTFTIPEVVARFQRMKNKNVLWTFGYHVTGTPILGLAELIKNRDERTIWAYTELHGIPKEELLELTTPEKIVEYFSKKAEEAFKRMGFSLDWRRNFKTDDEVFNKFIEWQFHKLREKGLIVKGSHPVRYCPRCDNPVEDHDILVGEEATLVEYILIKFTTEDGCIMPMATLRPETVFGVTNVWVNPEATYVKAKVYLEKETEEGVELIDNGIWIMAKECAEKLQHQDRKIEILEEFKGGELLNKKVRNPVTGKEVPILPAKFVKTNIGTGCVMSVPAHAPYDYIALRDLGLVDEIGLIPLIKVPGYGEYPAKEIVEKMGIKSQEEEDKLEEATKKIYKDEFHKGVLNENCLDYEGIPVREIKEKLTKDLIEKGLAEVMYEFSEEKVICRCGTPCIVKMVKGQWFIKYSDEKWKELAHKCVDRMKFIPENLRQVFHEKIDWMKDKACVRRRGLGTKFPFEEGWVIESLSDSTIYPAYYTIAKYINEHNIKPEQLTLELFDYVFLGKGNADEIAEKTGIPKDIVEGMRKEFIYYYPVDWRCSAKDLIPNHLTFYIFNHVAIFPEEFWPRGIVVNGYVTIEGKKLSKSKGPVLPVLEVAEKFDADVGRFYITTCAELPQDADIKFKEMENTKKVLERFYLFAKEVAERKGEKAELNYIDKWLLSRLYRSVRQYDEYMENFELRKAGILLYQLLDDLRWYRRRGGNNIGVLEEFLEVMIKLMSPFTPHLCEEMWEMLGKEGFVSIAKFPEVKEELINDEIEKGEEYLKLVMEDIKEIINVAKVQPKRIYLYTADDWKYEILKIIKENEGKSVKELMPIIMKNPEFRKYGKEIPKLVNQLIKINADVINEVNVLENAKEFLKKEFDVEEVIINGEDKANKKRFAIPFKPAIYLE encoded by the coding sequence ATGATTATGATTGACTTTAAGGAAATAGAGAAAAAATGGCAAAAAAGATGGGAAGAGGCAAAGATATTTGAAGCTAATCCCGATGATAGAGAGAAGTTCTTTATAACTGCAGCATTTCCATATTTAAATGGAGTTTTGCATGCTGGGCATTTAAGAACCTTCACAATTCCAGAGGTCGTTGCAAGATTCCAAAGAATGAAAAATAAAAACGTCTTATGGACTTTTGGTTATCATGTCACTGGGACTCCAATCTTAGGTTTAGCTGAGCTAATAAAAAATAGAGATGAGAGGACTATATGGGCATACACAGAATTGCATGGCATTCCAAAGGAGGAGTTGTTAGAGCTAACTACACCGGAGAAGATTGTTGAATACTTCTCAAAGAAAGCTGAAGAGGCATTTAAGAGGATGGGGTTTAGTTTAGATTGGAGAAGGAATTTCAAAACAGATGATGAAGTTTTCAACAAATTTATTGAATGGCAGTTTCACAAATTGAGAGAAAAGGGGTTAATTGTTAAAGGTTCTCACCCGGTAAGATACTGTCCAAGATGTGACAACCCAGTTGAAGACCACGATATATTGGTTGGGGAAGAAGCAACATTGGTTGAATACATTTTAATAAAATTCACAACAGAAGACGGCTGTATAATGCCAATGGCTACCTTAAGACCAGAGACTGTATTTGGAGTTACAAACGTTTGGGTTAATCCAGAAGCAACTTATGTTAAGGCGAAGGTTTATTTGGAGAAAGAAACTGAGGAAGGAGTTGAGTTAATTGATAATGGCATTTGGATAATGGCAAAGGAATGCGCTGAAAAGTTACAACACCAAGATAGGAAGATAGAAATTCTTGAGGAGTTTAAAGGGGGGGAATTATTAAATAAAAAGGTAAGAAATCCAGTAACAGGAAAAGAAGTTCCAATACTACCAGCTAAGTTTGTAAAAACAAATATTGGAACTGGCTGTGTTATGTCAGTTCCTGCTCATGCTCCTTATGATTACATAGCGTTAAGAGATTTGGGATTGGTTGATGAAATTGGATTAATCCCATTAATTAAAGTTCCAGGTTATGGGGAGTATCCTGCAAAGGAAATAGTTGAAAAGATGGGAATTAAGAGCCAAGAAGAAGAGGATAAGTTAGAGGAGGCAACTAAAAAAATCTACAAGGATGAATTCCACAAAGGAGTTTTAAATGAAAACTGCTTAGATTATGAAGGAATCCCTGTTAGAGAAATTAAAGAAAAATTAACTAAGGATTTAATTGAGAAAGGTTTAGCAGAGGTTATGTATGAATTTAGTGAGGAAAAGGTTATCTGCAGGTGTGGAACACCATGTATAGTTAAAATGGTTAAAGGGCAGTGGTTTATTAAATATTCCGATGAAAAATGGAAAGAATTAGCTCACAAGTGTGTAGATAGAATGAAATTCATCCCAGAGAATCTAAGACAGGTATTCCATGAGAAAATTGATTGGATGAAGGATAAGGCATGCGTTAGGAGAAGAGGTTTAGGAACTAAGTTTCCATTTGAAGAAGGTTGGGTTATTGAATCTCTATCTGACTCAACAATTTATCCAGCATATTACACAATTGCAAAATACATTAATGAACACAACATAAAACCGGAGCAGTTAACTTTGGAGTTGTTTGATTACGTATTCTTAGGAAAAGGAAACGCTGATGAAATTGCTGAAAAGACAGGTATTCCAAAGGATATTGTTGAAGGTATGAGAAAGGAGTTTATTTACTACTATCCAGTAGATTGGAGATGTTCAGCTAAAGATTTGATTCCAAACCATTTAACCTTCTATATCTTCAACCATGTAGCAATATTCCCAGAAGAGTTTTGGCCAAGAGGTATTGTAGTTAATGGTTATGTCACAATTGAAGGTAAAAAGCTATCTAAATCAAAAGGTCCTGTATTGCCTGTCTTAGAAGTTGCCGAGAAGTTTGATGCTGATGTTGGTAGATTCTACATAACAACTTGTGCTGAGTTGCCACAAGATGCTGATATCAAGTTTAAAGAAATGGAAAATACAAAGAAGGTTTTAGAGAGGTTTTATTTATTTGCTAAAGAAGTTGCTGAAAGAAAAGGGGAAAAAGCTGAGCTAAACTATATTGACAAATGGCTGTTAAGTAGATTGTATAGGTCTGTTAGGCAGTATGATGAGTATATGGAAAACTTTGAGCTAAGAAAAGCTGGAATATTGCTCTATCAATTGTTGGATGACTTAAGATGGTATAGAAGAAGAGGAGGAAATAATATAGGAGTTTTAGAAGAGTTTTTAGAGGTTATGATAAAATTGATGTCTCCATTTACACCTCATTTATGTGAAGAGATGTGGGAGATGTTAGGAAAAGAAGGCTTTGTTTCAATTGCCAAGTTCCCAGAGGTTAAAGAGGAGCTTATAAATGATGAGATTGAGAAGGGAGAGGAGTATCTAAAATTAGTTATGGAGGATATAAAGGAAATTATAAACGTTGCAAAGGTTCAGCCAAAGAGAATCTACCTATATACTGCAGATGATTGGAAATATGAGATATTAAAGATTATTAAAGAAAATGAAGGAAAATCAGTTAAGGAGTTAATGCCAATAATAATGAAGAATCCAGAATTTAGAAAGTATGGTAAGGAGATTCCAAAGTTGGTTAATCAATTAATAAAGATTAATGCAGATGTTATTAATGAGGTTAATGTCTTAGAAAATGCCAAAGAGTTCTTAAAGAAAGAGTTTGATGTTGAGGAAGTTATAATTAATGGGGAAGATAAGGCAAATAAAAAGAGGTTTGCTATTCCATTTAAACCAGCTATCTATTTGGAATAA
- the cas2 gene encoding CRISPR-associated endonuclease Cas2, translating into MYVIIVYDVNVARVNKIKSFLRKHLNWVQNSVFEGEVTKAEFERIKDGILRIIDEDEDSVIIYRFPLDFVPKREILGIEKNPIDDII; encoded by the coding sequence ATGTATGTCATTATTGTTTATGATGTAAATGTTGCAAGAGTAAATAAGATAAAAAGCTTTTTAAGAAAGCATTTAAATTGGGTCCAAAATAGTGTATTTGAGGGGGAAGTTACAAAGGCAGAGTTTGAAAGGATAAAAGACGGAATTTTAAGGATTATTGATGAGGATGAAGATTCAGTTATTATCTATAGATTTCCATTGGATTTTGTTCCAAAAAGAGAGATTTTGGGCATTGAAAAGAATCCAATTGATGATATTATTTAA
- the csa3 gene encoding CRISPR-associated CARF protein Csa3, with protein MLYIITLGFDEKFAIRFLLRHGIKRDDKVLIILPDDLNNNQKVQNALNNILSLLDNLVKKENISILEVDVKDSVLTNVKKIKQKILESEENSIYANLSGGMRILILLVVSALLLLKNLDVRVEVEFENFEGYAEIPIKAFLVPENDRWVKILKSLYNGCGVRETAKNLGLSPATVSREVKKLQELGLVDKEFNLTESGKLYLELYE; from the coding sequence ATGCTATACATAATAACTTTGGGATTTGATGAAAAATTTGCCATTAGGTTTTTACTTAGGCATGGAATTAAGAGGGATGATAAAGTTCTCATAATCTTGCCAGATGATTTAAATAACAATCAAAAAGTCCAAAATGCGTTAAATAATATTCTATCCCTCTTAGATAATCTTGTTAAAAAAGAAAACATCTCTATACTTGAGGTTGATGTAAAAGATTCAGTACTTACAAATGTCAAAAAAATAAAGCAGAAAATTTTGGAGAGTGAAGAAAATTCAATATATGCAAATCTCTCTGGAGGTATGAGAATTTTAATTTTACTTGTAGTTTCGGCACTTTTATTATTGAAGAATCTTGATGTAAGGGTGGAGGTTGAGTTTGAAAACTTTGAGGGCTATGCTGAAATACCTATAAAAGCATTTTTAGTTCCAGAAAATGATAGATGGGTTAAAATATTAAAATCTCTTTATAATGGTTGTGGAGTTAGAGAGACGGCAAAAAATCTCGGCTTATCTCCAGCAACAGTTAGTAGAGAAGTTAAAAAACTTCAAGAGTTAGGGCTTGTTGATAAAGAATTCAATTTAACTGAATCTGGAAAACTCTATTTAGAGCTTTATGAATAA
- a CDS encoding CRISPR-associated endonuclease Cas3'' — MMCYAFFDKDGRGLETMEEHIKKGLEVIDFYIKRNYHKKVAKCLNVDNKVGKIILEVSYVLHDVAKNLKYYQDKKTFRGHEFYSAYIAHNSITTLTGDENKDKKIRKAIACAIALHHHTMVNRFNLIEDSSKLKLCDDGIEVVKKYSPIEINIPNEIISNIEHSIMDLFTNSDEIFKGIYLILVPLMVADNISAILNRKNANENLGVLGREVIEIYNIYKKYLGDSHAIHNNFGI; from the coding sequence ATGATGTGTTATGCTTTCTTTGATAAGGATGGGAGAGGATTAGAAACAATGGAAGAGCATATTAAAAAGGGTTTGGAGGTAATAGATTTTTACATTAAAAGAAATTATCATAAAAAGGTTGCCAAATGTTTAAATGTTGATAATAAAGTTGGAAAGATTATATTAGAGGTGTCTTATGTATTACATGATGTTGCTAAGAATTTAAAATATTATCAAGATAAGAAAACGTTTCGTGGGCATGAATTTTATTCTGCATACATTGCCCATAACTCAATAACTACACTCACTGGAGATGAAAATAAGGATAAAAAGATTAGAAAAGCCATAGCTTGTGCAATTGCATTACATCATCATACTATGGTGAATAGGTTTAACTTAATAGAAGATTCATCAAAATTAAAATTATGTGATGATGGTATTGAGGTTGTTAAAAAATACTCCCCAATTGAGATTAATATCCCTAACGAAATTATAAGTAACATTGAGCATAGCATTATGGACCTTTTTACAAATAGCGATGAAATTTTTAAAGGGATATATTTAATTTTAGTGCCTTTAATGGTTGCAGACAATATTTCAGCAATTTTAAATAGAAAAAATGCTAATGAAAATTTGGGAGTTTTGGGTAGGGAGGTTATAGAGATTTACAACATCTACAAAAAGTATCTTGGAGATAGCCATGCTATACATAATAACTTTGGGATTTGA
- the cas3 gene encoding CRISPR-associated helicase Cas3', whose translation MIRYYNSILKKLGEIKGFKPKRRPLIERVLKDIESSEKPFFIVKAPTGYGKTTISYTLALYSLYNAERFDKVIHILPMRSIVEDLSMSAKELFDFSRAKMMGVSEEVFHLFPLNFTTIDTFIWDVLKLNTKKFSRIKDGKEFGYDFFTQASILNSMLIFDEAHFILEDDKLKSVFLCVLKFLLENDVPILILTATLSKGYEELFKRYAIPKKYDFKIYELSDENGKSSKSHIFVEDKEFLEREMKKDFKISVFNENSVNNYLKYVEERKRNIVVVNSPKKCVKIYDIALQDSGFDNILLIHGKMTYNHRKKIVEKIRDLKNEKEFLIISTQVIEAGVDISSDIMVTEIAPPNSLIQRFGRVARYNEREGKIIVLKSDGKPYNKEKIEKTWRYLESNVDIHPRFSKTYQEWIDEVHGKRLANAEAKIGKHKKITNILIEKLREFRTRSFEIYEIITKYISEGHAFLRDFLIPVEVENDVVLITPKELFKLCKLEKVDVIEIKKIGNNIVEEKLEVKDEDEAYKVAIAITCGKPIEVKLLNGYDKERGLVL comes from the coding sequence ATGATTAGATATTATAACTCAATCCTTAAAAAACTTGGAGAAATAAAAGGATTTAAGCCAAAAAGAAGACCCTTAATTGAAAGGGTGTTGAAGGACATTGAAAGTTCTGAAAAACCTTTTTTTATTGTTAAAGCACCTACTGGATATGGAAAAACCACCATAAGCTATACCTTAGCTTTATACTCTCTTTATAATGCGGAAAGGTTTGATAAAGTAATCCATATACTGCCTATGCGTTCAATAGTTGAAGATTTATCAATGTCAGCAAAAGAACTTTTTGATTTTTCAAGGGCAAAGATGATGGGAGTTAGTGAAGAGGTCTTTCATCTCTTTCCTCTAAACTTTACAACAATTGACACATTTATTTGGGACGTTTTAAAACTAAATACTAAAAAATTCAGCAGAATAAAGGATGGAAAAGAATTTGGGTATGATTTTTTTACCCAAGCATCGATATTGAATTCAATGCTTATTTTTGATGAAGCCCATTTTATTTTAGAGGATGATAAGTTAAAGAGCGTATTTCTCTGTGTTTTAAAATTTTTACTTGAAAATGATGTTCCTATTTTAATACTAACTGCAACACTTTCAAAGGGATACGAAGAGCTTTTTAAAAGATATGCAATACCAAAAAAGTATGATTTTAAAATTTACGAACTATCCGATGAAAATGGGAAATCTTCAAAATCACATATATTTGTGGAGGATAAAGAGTTTTTAGAAAGAGAAATGAAAAAGGACTTCAAAATCTCAGTATTTAACGAAAATTCTGTAAATAATTACTTAAAATATGTTGAAGAGAGAAAGAGAAATATCGTTGTTGTAAATAGTCCAAAAAAATGTGTGAAAATCTACGATATTGCCTTGCAAGATAGTGGATTTGATAATATACTACTAATTCATGGAAAGATGACTTACAACCACAGAAAAAAGATTGTTGAAAAAATTAGAGACCTAAAAAATGAGAAAGAGTTTTTAATAATTTCAACTCAAGTTATCGAAGCGGGAGTCGATATTTCATCAGATATAATGGTTACAGAAATTGCTCCACCAAATTCGTTAATTCAGAGATTTGGTAGGGTGGCAAGGTATAATGAAAGAGAAGGAAAAATAATCGTTTTAAAATCAGATGGAAAGCCATACAATAAGGAAAAGATTGAAAAAACTTGGAGATATCTTGAAAGCAATGTAGATATTCATCCAAGATTCTCTAAGACCTATCAAGAATGGATTGATGAAGTTCATGGAAAAAGGTTGGCTAATGCCGAAGCTAAAATTGGAAAGCACAAAAAAATAACAAATATTCTAATTGAAAAACTAAGAGAGTTTAGAACAAGGAGTTTTGAAATCTACGAAATAATAACTAAATATATTTCTGAAGGACATGCATTTTTAAGAGATTTTTTAATACCAGTTGAAGTTGAAAATGATGTAGTTTTAATTACTCCAAAGGAGTTGTTTAAACTCTGTAAATTGGAAAAAGTTGATGTTATTGAAATAAAAAAGATTGGAAATAATATTGTAGAAGAAAAATTAGAAGTAAAAGATGAAGATGAAGCGTATAAGGTAGCAATAGCTATTACCTGTGGAAAACCTATAGAGGTTAAGCTTCTAAATGGGTATGACAAAGAGAGGGGGCTTGTATTATGA